The DNA window tctattttatttatgattccactactatactctgattctgctacctatgttggtttgtgatgcgagattgtgaaaatgttgagatactactatcagagatcctagtaagTTGGTAAGacaagtacgtgtcttactcacaccgccagtattcctaatggtaagttgggtctactgggagtggggtgtgacaccttGGAACTGTGGTAAAATATTACTTTAAATTGAGGCAATTGCTGTCTATAAACCATGCTCAAATAAATTCATAAAGCAATCAACAAAGAAATTAATGATAGAATAACTTTGCATAAAATAAATGTTAAAATCGAATGAATAACATAATTATATAATCTATCAAACTGTGCCCAAAACATAGAGGCTAAAGTTTTAAAGCATAAACAAGtaatcaacaagaaaaaaagcTCTCACTAACCAAGCATTTCAAAAACTCAATAATGctcatgttagaaacatgatcTTTGAATACTCCCACTGGAAAAGCCTTTGTAAGAGGCTTCCCAATATCTTGTCAGTGGTTAAGAGTTGTAATTGAAACTGTATTCCTATCCTTTAGGACAGTGATTCACTGATCTTcttatttcttgtattaattGTGAAAAGTACATCAACTTTTGAAAATTCTATAACCTTTGGGTAGAATAACTCCTAAGTCAGTGTCTTTTTCTAACAtgtgatgacatcacctttgggaaaAATATCATTATTACTATCaagaaatacataattaaaTTGAATGTCCACAAACTTTGATGATATCACCTTTGAAAAATATCATATTTACTATTGAGAAAGACACAATCCAATTgaatgtgccactttggtgaaTTTCACTCAATCATGTCATGTTTTCCCCATTGGAGATATATCTGTGTATAAGAACATATATTTAAATGTGTCACTAGGAcataaaaatcatataaaagtaACTACATTTCTATCCTTTGAGCTGAGAATGTACTGGTCTTCTTGCAAATTCATATttactatgaaaagaactataACTTTCGGGgccccctcacctttgggcttagaaacctcaaggttactgtcattttctttaattttggtGATATCACATTTGAAAAATTGTTACCTACTTTTCTGCCCCagaaaaaatcataaaagaataagatgtgccactttggtggatttcaccTCACCCTCTCATGGTTTCTTAAAAATTTATTATGCAGTTAAATATgtgcggaagcttacacccagtttaattccaACATCATCCATTCATAATAAAgtattccaaatatgacatacaagtacaaaatatcattaattttttacttacgtcattcataaatgactttttaatatcatggtaatgataaaccagtgcATGCATCAACATAAATATCTATGTGGGAATACACTTGAAGTGTTATTCGTACAACCATTGACAGAAATAGGGCATAAAGTTGTTATAGAACTGAAAATTAGAACAAAAATCCtcgaagaaaaaaatcaagacaGTAAATATGACCCAAAATAATTTCAAAGccaatatgaaaataaaacagaacaCTACAATGTTCCAGGATAGTTCTAAAACAAAAAACTGGGTCCCAAAACAATTCTGGAACAAAAAAACTGAGTTCCACACATTTCTGGAACAAACTTTGATTTAATTCCATTTTATCTTGCATTAAAAGCAATATAGAATGTTGAATTTATcttacttttttgtttttttaaagcAATCTAGAATGTTGAATTTCATCCTCCCACTGATCGAACAATATAAAACATTTCAGAGTACACAATTCCATCCTCCCACTGATTTGACTAATCAAATATTAATCCACAACATCTcaagtacatgataaagtgacatcatgatgaccaatggtattttattattcataaaGCCTTAGGactaaggttttaaaacttgcaaACGATCATAGGATCTGTCAAGGCTGATACCGATCGATACTAACGGTTCTGTTTCCATTGAACCATGTTTAAGACTCTCAATAGAATTGGTTCGAATTTTAAAAACCCATTAGGCATTACTTGAAAATTTCTTATTATCAAATAACATCATTTTAATATACTTTTAAAGATAGAAACCCAATTTTATTCGTTCCTCATTAAATCATCAAACAGATTTGGGTTTAAAGAACAAGCCCACAAGAGTTTAACAAAAACAAACCCCTTGGGATCGAATACATGGCTCTTTAGATGACCAATAACATAatcatttttcaaaacattgatCAATGGCCTCTTGTTTCTATGACtaactataaataaaatataaaatttcatataaatatgtcatagAACAAATTAGAtaattaaatgtggcccgaaacaatgAATTCAACGCAAAAAatggatttcaatttggcctcaaaataacccaaaaaatggcatttaaagtagtttaaatgaATCCCACTCTAATTTGGTTCATCAAACCCAATTTGTTTTGGTTCAATTTATCATATTTTAGAATATGCTTATGGGCTTGAACCcattatacttaaaaaaatatgGGCTTCACCCATTAGTTTTAAGTCAAACAAATCTAAAAAGAACATCCATCGGCTCAGCCCATTAGTTTTGAGGAAAATAAACATGAGTATGAAACGTTAATGGGCTGAGCCtattggtatttaaaaaaaaaaaaaaaaggtttttgacTTAAAACTTTAATAGACCCATAATTGGGTCTGTCACCATAGACCCGTAAACCccatcccctttctttttttttttttccaaacaaaaACATCCGCCATCGAGTTGCAGGTCAGTTTTGGATATACTAGTAAGAAAAAACATGTGTAAATGCACGTGTGGCCAAATGCTTTTATATGCTAAAAATAATGCATGGTCATcgtattttcatttatttcctaTAATCAAAAATCTCAtacgggttttttttttcaacaataaATAGTTAAATGCtattttggagagagagagagagagagagagagagagagagagagagagagagagagagagagaacacaaATGATTTACATGGGTGAGTGCAATAGATAACTTGAAACAAAGTCAATATTATTTCGAGTAAAATTGTCACTTTAATCAATTTTCTAACTTGTCCAATTGTTGAGCTTATGTGATCTAACTCATCAATTAATATTAGAAAACTTGGTTTAACTCATGAGTAAATATCACcgtaaaattacaaaaagataTAACTACTTCCCTCTTATAGAGAATTTGAACTCGTCTGATGCGCAACACAGTATCCGGCACGCATCCAACGGCCAAAATTGATGCTACCattaggttaaaatgaaatattATGGAATTCATTTAAATAACTGCTATGTTATTCTAGTATACAACCCAGATATTTCCATGACACTACCattaggttaaaatgaaatattGATAAGGGACTTGGTGGATTCAAACCACTGTCCTCTTGAGGTATGGATTCATTTCTCATGCCGCAAAGTACTCAACCAATTGAGATAAAGGCCCACATTTTAATTATAAAGTcatgacaaaagaaaaaggaagaaaacgaAACTAAGACATAATATTTCATAGTTAATAAATCCCATAATGTGAATAGAGGGAAATCACCTCAAATTTGCAATGTAGTAGCTTAAAAATTGCAGTGTCTCTATAGAATTAGTCCTagaaactgtttggttaccctaatcTATCAATTGGATTCTCTGGAATCAGTCTGAAAAAACTGTTTGCTTATCCTAACTCTATCAGTTGATGGTAtttataataagacaaaaaaaataaaaattacatccctATTTAGTTACttaaattaatatatttctATAAATAATAATTAGAGATATATTCTATATAAGATGTGTTGTCAATCGTCATTCACACATTGGTGTGTCCCACCCACATGTATAATTGGGACTCACCCCCCATACTATGTGGTTGTGTGTGCACACGTCACTGAAaacagataagaaaaaaatcatagatTTAAACCAATAGAGGAGAATATTTTCAACGCATGATCAATTACATTTGGTTATCATCATAATGTGCACAACCTTAACCATACTAAATGGAGAGATTGTTCCCCAACAAAAAAGGTTTGTTTGGTCCTATCATATTGTATTGTAGTAACAAAGGACTAAACTAAGGAACTCAAGAACATATAACCACTCCTAACTATTACTGGAgttggagaaaaagaaaacaaaataataagaaCTTAAGCTAACCTAAACAATCTAAGTAACCATCTAGTTTTGGCAAGAGGCAATATTGATTTGAACTGGTAAAAAGAGCTCTTCATCTCCAATCACAATCATGTTCTCCATGGACGGTAAAACCTTATAAACTGTCTTGTCCACCACCATCAAGCTCTTGCAAGCAATAAATGTAAACTTCAAGGTCTTGTTCTCCCCTGCTTTCAAGAACACCCTTTGGAACCCAAAGACCTGTTTGATATGAGTTTCCTTGATGCCTACCAGAGGCTTTGAGTAGATGATGACAATATCGGCTCCATCCACATTTCCCACATTTTGAACTTGAATATCAACCTCAAAGTCTAATTCTTTGCCACAAGTTATGTCATCTACAACAACTGTTGGGCGAGGAGGCCTAGCAGTACCATCCTCATAAGTGAGATCACGACAATGTTGGAGCCTTCCGAATTTCAGTTGAAGTGCATGAGAAGAAGATACCATTGAGTATTTGAACCGAGTGTAGTTGAGGCCATAACCAAAAGGATAAAGGGTTTCACCATTGAAGAACTTATAAGTCCTTCCAAGGTAGCCAAATTTAGTAAGTGGCCTTAGGGACATGGAATTCAGGGGCAACTTGTCTATGTAGTCATTAGTGCACCATGTAAGAGGTAACTTACCACCTATATATTAAACACTACAAGTGAAAGGATGCCATCAAAGAATCCAAGTCTCATGAGAACAACATAGTTGTTCTTCAAAGCCCTATCAATGTCTCCCTCTTTGATTCTCCCAATCATAGTTGCATTCTAACCATAGTCTTGGAAGTACCATCCACATTCCAAATCCAAACCTGAATTTTAccagcaaaataaataaataaataaccccaGGATAACTAATTACACTTTAATATTTTGCAATTGATAAGATACTTTCCCAATAGTACCTGCATTTAGTGATTTTGCAATAACATCTTCATTTGAATCATCAAGCCATTTTTGTCTATGAGCTATTACATTCATTGAATAGCAATCAAATACAATGTACTTGTAAACCAcaaaagaattaagaaaaaaaaaagaataattaacTATTAATGTCAAAAGGTCTAAAAGGAGAAGAGATCCAAAGAAGGGGAATATTACCCATTTAGACCCCTCTCCTCTAATAGTCTCTCTCAGAAATTTTGGGTCACTGCAAGCTAAGATTTCATTAACATTGTTGAAGGAGCACATAACACTAACAACATTGTTGAAAAACGAAAAGCAAAAGTTCTCTACCATCTTAATAGAATCAAAACTTGTCTTCTCTGTCAGGATGCAATGCTGATATAATCCAATAGGATATAATTGAAATCTTAAATATCTGTCAATATAGTTAAACTACCAGGGTGAATTAGATGTTTAATCAACCAATTTCCATCAACCAGAGAAAACTATAAGGGAAAGAACATTACATGATCTGATATACTTAAAGATGAGTCTCAGGTATTGTAAGTGAAGTGAAAATACCCTTTTTCTTACCTTTCCGCttatctcctccttctcctcgcTCGATCTCACCAGCTGTGGTGAACTAAGTCTCCAAATATGGTCTGGCGACTGAAGGGGGGATGGGGAAATCATGAtgtttggagtcaccatctaggattcagggcctagaaccctatagTAGAGCCCAATTTCAATCGAGGGATCGGGCTTgaatagggggttggattccaatgaaaggaaggaacccccgaatttgacttcatactttGGTCTGTTCCAGAGATAAGGGTCCGTGTCaagttacgagtgtgggaaggtgttaggcaccgaCCTTGCCCAAAATCTTTGGTCTTTTTACTAGAAGCTTGGATTTCAAATATTATCCCTCGAGAATTTTAATAGTCTAAGCTAGCACGGAAGtcctattacatgaaataacgcaAATATATACACATAAACTTGCCTAAAAGAATtccacataaaataataaaatttacataaaataatgaaaaaatgcaATTATCTTATCTGCATACATGTATAACACCCCATGATATGACGATTATGATCATTATTTCATGTTAGGGACACATGcgataacacataaaatgatagaacaaattatttttaatgtacagatgctaaaattaatacatgaaatgataacaacaaaccatcattttatgcagtaaacacataaaataatacatcCGAAGATAAGTtatgtattatacatgcaaaTAGAATTACGATGTAATATCTACATGATAATGACAtatgaaaatggtgaaattttaGATAATTCTCCTCGACTCAGgggcaacgatttaattttcttctctctttcttggagacATTAAAAACTTTCGACACTGGGGTAAGAAAAGTTGATAGGGTTTCCATGCTAGGGTAAGAACATGGGTTCTGGTTTATGAGAATTTGGGCAAGGCTTCCACactgtattcctagggttggaatcagctctgaaAATTTAGGTAGGGTTTCCATGCCGAATTCCTAGAATCAAAATTAGCTCAGGAAATTTGGGCAGGAATTCTGCGTCGTATtcttagggttggaatcagctctgaaaatttggacagggcttccgcaCCATATTTTTAGGGTCGGAATGAGCTTTTAAgaatttgggcagagcttccacgtCGTATTTCTAGTGTTGGAATCAACTCTGaaaatttgggtagggttttCGTGTCGAATTCCTGGGGTCAGAATTAGCTCAGGAAATATGGGCAGGACATCTatgccatattcctagggttggaattagctctggaaatttggacagggcttccgcaccgtatttctagggttggaatcagcttcaAAAATTTTGGTAGGGCTTCTgcgccatattcctagggttggaattagcccaaaaaatttggatagagcttttgTGCCATATTCTTAGGGTCAAAATCAGCTTTGAAAATTTGAACAGGACTTTCGTACCATATTCTTAGGGTTAAAATCAGCTATGAaaatttgggcagagcttccgcaccTTATTTCTAGGGTTTGAATCAACTCTAGAAATTTGGGCAGAGCATCTGTGCCATAATAAAAGTATTGAATATAAACAAAAAAGACTTGAACAGAGGTTCAGTACTAACCAGATATAGACGACCTGGGCTTCCGAAAATGAGGCAGGACTCCGTCAACTTCAATCAACTTAGTTAGCTAGGCTCAGGGTTCTTACAgactcttttctttcttctctctcttttttttttttagacctCTGGGACAATCTTTCTTCAGggattcttcttttctttctgcaGGGGTTTTACAATGACCcaggggtcactatttataggagaggaggaggTAGGGGTGTAAAAATGACTAAAGGCGTATAAGGGAgccaaatccgtgtaaggcccccacaaatccgtgtaagggcttacacggatttgtaaGTCCTTACACAATCCGTGTAAGGTCTTACATGGATCCCCCCTGTGTCACCTTGTTGTACTGAAAGGGATACGTGTCACCCTGTCCTTCTTGGAAATAATCCATGGCACCCTACTACATCTCCAACCACTCTCGTAGACTGGGCGGCAGTAGCCCCTGGTGGAAGTCTTATCGTGGTAATAGGCATGGGTATGCCGGTAAGTTTTGGATAGGGGTTGGTCTGGTCCGATTTAAGTTTGGGGtttcatttaaatttaaggtttagtttaagtttagtgtttggtttaagtttaaggttggtttaagtttagggtttggtttagttttgggttcgggtttagggttttgggttttagattagggtttggttagggttttggtttggttcgggtttagggttagattagggttttggtttagggtttggttttagattagggtttggtttatggttttaggttttagattagggttttgttagggttttggtttggttcgggtttagggttagattagggttttggtttgggtttaggatttggtttaggtttgAGTTTTAgcgtttggtttagattagggttttgatttgggtttagggtttggttttagattagggtttggcTGGGGTTTTGGTCAGGGTTTTGgctagggtttaggttagggttttggcttgggtttatggttttgggtttggttttagattagggtttggtttagggtttcgggttttagATTAGGGCTTTGGTTTgattcagggtttggtctggtttagggtttggtttggttctagGGTTAGTCgggttcaaggtttggtctggttcagggtttggtctagtttcgtttgggttggtttagggTTGGTTTGAGTTGGTCTAACTTGGTTCAAAGTTTAAGTAGTCATTACGGCACATCTGgtcatccattttttttccatacaagatatcaatgggacCGTATTTCCGagtactttccaatgatacagGAATCGAGCACATGTTAGGCACGATTGTCATATTTCAGAAAAAGGTATTAATAACCACTTTCGGTCACCCGCCCTGCATAAAAAAAATCGGGTTTGACCaatcacaagttctgggataaGCTGAACTTATGccaaaaattcaacttctttctgaaagagagaatatatgtcTTAATTCATCATTGTcgaggggggggggacaaatttgatgtctacagaatgcccatCTTTGGTCGAGACTGTGCAACAaccgaaaggcaaagaaaagaacaacaaaattttgtcatCCTAGAGCATGTACTAGCGATATCCTTCTCAGGAATAGCGGAGGTGCAATGCAAAAAAAAGGCGAGAAATTAAACTCTAGCGGTAAAATttgatgaaaacaagaaattaatatcaCCATACATCCAATTGACTAGTGTCGATATATCATACCACTAGAACTGGATCACATATGAAATGTCTTGaacttggccaagaatgcaagtatgaggGAATTATCTCAAAGTACAATTAAATCCTAATGAGAAAGAGAATATATACCTTAGAGATAACTCAGTGGAGAAATTGTAAGGATATCGTTCTTATAACGTACTTCAACCCTTTTGATCAGATTGACGTCTTTGTAACATTTCTTGATACTTTTGATCTTATTGATATCTTAACATTAAAATTGGCATTGAgattaatattttccaatattgtTATGGAAACAAGGATGAAATTGGCACTTTTTGGCGCTGTTGTGgagatgatattcttattataACATCTGACCAATGCAATCAGCACTTTCTAGTGCTGCTGtagaaaaagaattttcataAGCATCTTGGCActgaaatgtcattcttataatggcatcttgGTCATGGAATTGGCACTTTTTGGCACTGTTATGgagatgatattcttattatatcatctatACAAtgcaattggcactttctggcactaTTTGTAGAAATGATGCTCTTTTCGCGTCACTTAAACACTGAAGTTACACTTATGACACCGTTCGGAGAAACGTATTTATTGTAATGATATTTTGGTATTGGAATCAGCACTTTCTGGCGCTGTTGTGAAAATGTTATTCTTATAATGacattttgaaatgaaattgacactttctggcactgttaTGGAGATGATATTCTTGTTATATCATCTTGACACTTTCTGACACTGTTgtggaaatgatatttttactGAAGTTATACTTATGGCATTGTTggggaaatgtcattcttataatggtaTTTTAGTCATTGATTGTTCCTACTCtctggggggtttttttttattgaaacattAGTGTAGCATTATATGTACTtactccttttatttattttatttttatttttattattatgattattttgtttatttatttttttctttttttattattattatttttattatatatatttttattatctttttttttttgtgaaaaatgcATGTACTTACTAATGCATTATTAcatgtattattatttttttttaacttttttatttGTGAAACATGCATGCATTTACTCATGCATTATTACATATattacttttttactttttcttattttttatattttaataaatttctATTATACAGGTAAGTTGGAATATATGCGCAAGTGCGACATTTCCTGATGTGACATTGTTTAGCGAAGCTAGCCACTTAACCACACGTAGGGTTCTTTTTTAAGGACCCAGAGGCCAGGTTTGGTATCTTGGAGAGAAAGTGCCTAAACAATGGTCGGTTCGTGCGTCAGAAACTCCTGTTAATCCTCCAGTGTTGATGCATAATCAGGGATCCT is part of the Macadamia integrifolia cultivar HAES 741 unplaced genomic scaffold, SCU_Mint_v3 scaffold978, whole genome shotgun sequence genome and encodes:
- the LOC122070708 gene encoding putative beta-D-xylosidase, whose protein sequence is MSLRPLTKFGYLGRTYKFFNGETLYPFGYGLNYTRFKYSMVSSSHALQLKFGRLQHCRDLTYEDGTARPPRPTVVVDDITCGKELDFEVDIQVQNVGNVDGADIVIIYSKPLVGIKETHIKQVFGFQRVFLKAGENKTLKFTFIACKSLMVVDKTVYKVLPSMENMIVIGDEELFLPVQINIASCQN